One Ctenopharyngodon idella isolate HZGC_01 chromosome 9, HZGC01, whole genome shotgun sequence DNA window includes the following coding sequences:
- the scel gene encoding sciellin isoform X17 has protein sequence MSFTGKSYSKVQTGTASSTSSTKAVEESKKKASLLKDNSWIRSNVNEDKKVESDTNYGKTVLGRYKSTENLVSPQDKTSKTESKTTTVITSPGSSVQALSKRFGGSQDKLNETRTIGTKTTVKPEPRTSTTTKIKDGAKITETTVTTTKQDVVKSSTKSGTITDKDLVDIKTKSSGDYKTEVITVKSSKDTVDGPTSPVKTTTSIKTYTKEDVSPTKKTYSVRSTKSTEDQLFDTLIPTSIKSSYTKPKSSDYKTEVVTVKSSKEIVDVPSSPVKTTTSIKTYTKEDVSPTKTTSYSNKSDYKTEVVTVKSSKEIIDVPSSPLKTTTSIKTYTKEDVSPTKTTSYSNKSDYKTEVVTVKSSKEIIDVPTSPVKTTTSIKTYTKEDVSPTKTTSYSLRSTKSTEDQLYDTLLPTSITSSYSKHDGSHEDVSVSKTIRTVYSTNDRNEWSTVTSPSYTRTSYTESRPVDYLSDSLTSKTTTTVYTTPERTVSAKDICTYCHKNMYTDEKIVLDDMNINCHARCFKCGVCNSSLGHLKAGDSLWVYRREIHCESCFGVTRGKWIS, from the exons ATGTCTTTCACTGGAAAATCATACAGTAAAGTCCAAACAG GTACGGCTTCAAGCACCAGTTCCACGAAAGCAGTGGAAGAAAGCAAAAAGAAAGCATCCCTGCTGAAGGACAATAGCTGGATCAGGTCAAATGTGAATGAGGACAAGAAAGTTGA AAGCGACACAAACTATGGCAAAACTGTTCTGGGTCGTTACAAGTCCACCGAAAACCTTGTCAG CCCTCAAGATAAAACCAGCAAAACCGAGAGCAAAACCACCACTGTCATCACTTCACCAGGTTCCTCTGTCCAAGCTCTCTCTAAAAG ATTTGGTGGCAGCCAGGACAAGCTGAATGAAACCAG AACCATAGGAACTAAAACAACTGTGAAACCGGAGCCCAGGACAAG CACTACTACAAAAATCAAAGATGGTGCAAAGATAACCGAGACAACTGTGACCACTACCAA GCAGGATGTGGTGAAATCATCAACCAAGTCTGGAACAATCACTGATAAAGACCTGGTAGATATAAAGACCAAGAGTTCAGG TGACTACAAGACTGAGGTCATTACTGTGAAGTCATCAAAGGACACTGTTGATGG ACCAACTTCACCTGTCAAGACCACCACAAG CATCAAAACCTACACCAAGGAGGATGTTTCACCAACTAAAAAAACATATTCTGTCCGATCCACAAAGAG CACTGAGGATCAACTGTTTGATACTCTCATACCGACGTCAATCAAGTCATCATACACAAAACCTAAGAGCAG TGACTACAAGACTGAGGTGGTTACTGTGAAGTCATCGAAGGAAATCGTTGATGT ACCATCTTCACCTGTCAAGACCACCACAAG CATTAAAACCTACACCAAGGAGGATGTTTCACCAACTAAAACAACATCCTACTCCAACAAGAG TGACTACAAGACTGAGGTGGTTACTGTGAAGTCATCAAAGGAAATCATTGATGT ACCATCTTCACCTCTCAAGACCACCACAAG CATTAAAACCTACACCAAGGAGGATGTTTCACCAACTAAAACAACATCCTACTCCAACAAGAG TGACTACAAGACTGAGGTGGTTACTGTGAAGTCATCAAAGGAAATCATTGATGT ACCAACTTCACCTGTCAAGACCACCACAAG CATCAAAACCTACACCAAGGAGGATGTGTCACCAACTAAAACAACATCATATTCTCTCCGATCCACAAAGAG CACTGAGGATCAACTGTATGATACTCTCTTGCCAACATCAATCACGTCAAGCTACTCAAAACACGACGGCAG TCATGAGGATGTATCGGTCTCCAAAACCATCAGAACTGTGTATTCAACAAATGACAG AAATGAGTGGAGTACTGTCACAAGTCCTTCTTACACCAGAACATCATACACAGAGAGCAG GCCTGTTGATTACCTGTCAGACTCCCTCACATCAAAAACCACTACAACTGTGTACACAACACCGGAAAG GACGGTGAGTGCAAAGGATATTTGCACATACTGCCATAAAAACATGTACACCGATGAAAAGATTGTCCTGGATGACATGAATATAAACTGTCATGCACGTTGTTTCaag tGTGGGGTGTGTAATTCATCTCTGGGACACCTGAAAGCCGGTGACAGCTTATGGGTGTACCGTAGAGAAATTCACTGTGAGAGCTGCTTTGGTGTCACTAGGG gCAAATGGATCAGCTGA
- the scel gene encoding sciellin isoform X5, whose product MSFTGKSYSKVQTGTASSTSSTKAVEESKKKASLLKDNSWIRSNVNEDKKVESDTNYGKTVLGRYKSTENLVSPQDKTSKTESKTTTVITSPGSSVQALSKRFGGSQDKLNETRTIGTKTTVKPEPRTSTTTKIKDGAKITETTVTTTKQDVVKSSTKSGTITDKDLVDIKTKSSGDYKTEVITVKSSKDTVDGPTSPVKTTTSIKTYTKEDVSPTKKTYSVRSTKSTEDQLFDTLIPTSIKSSYTKPKSSDYKTEVVTVKSSKEIVDVPSSPVKTTTSIKTYTKEDVSPTKTTSYSNKSDYKTEVVTVKSSKDITDAPTSPLKTTTSIKTYTKEDVSPTKTTSYSNKSDYKTEVVTVKSSKDIIDVPSSPLKTTTSIKTYTKEDVSPTKTTSYSTKSDYKTEVVTVKSSKEIIDVPTSPVKTTTSIKTYTKEDVSPTKTTSYSLRSTKSTEDQLYDTLLPTSITSSYSKHDGSHEDVSVSKTIRTVYSTNDRNEWSTVTSPSYTRTSYTESRPVDYLSDSLTSKTTTTVYTTPERTVSAKDICTYCHKNMYTDEKIVLDDMNINCHARCFKCGVCNSSLGHLKAGDSLWVYRREIHCESCFGVTRGKWIS is encoded by the exons ATGTCTTTCACTGGAAAATCATACAGTAAAGTCCAAACAG GTACGGCTTCAAGCACCAGTTCCACGAAAGCAGTGGAAGAAAGCAAAAAGAAAGCATCCCTGCTGAAGGACAATAGCTGGATCAGGTCAAATGTGAATGAGGACAAGAAAGTTGA AAGCGACACAAACTATGGCAAAACTGTTCTGGGTCGTTACAAGTCCACCGAAAACCTTGTCAG CCCTCAAGATAAAACCAGCAAAACCGAGAGCAAAACCACCACTGTCATCACTTCACCAGGTTCCTCTGTCCAAGCTCTCTCTAAAAG ATTTGGTGGCAGCCAGGACAAGCTGAATGAAACCAG AACCATAGGAACTAAAACAACTGTGAAACCGGAGCCCAGGACAAG CACTACTACAAAAATCAAAGATGGTGCAAAGATAACCGAGACAACTGTGACCACTACCAA GCAGGATGTGGTGAAATCATCAACCAAGTCTGGAACAATCACTGATAAAGACCTGGTAGATATAAAGACCAAGAGTTCAGG TGACTACAAGACTGAGGTCATTACTGTGAAGTCATCAAAGGACACTGTTGATGG ACCAACTTCACCTGTCAAGACCACCACAAG CATCAAAACCTACACCAAGGAGGATGTTTCACCAACTAAAAAAACATATTCTGTCCGATCCACAAAGAG CACTGAGGATCAACTGTTTGATACTCTCATACCGACGTCAATCAAGTCATCATACACAAAACCTAAGAGCAG TGACTACAAGACTGAGGTGGTTACTGTGAAGTCATCGAAGGAAATCGTTGATGT ACCATCTTCACCTGTCAAGACCACCACAAG CATTAAAACCTACACCAAGGAGGATGTTTCACCAACTAAAACAACATCCTACTCCAACAAGAG TGACTACAAGACTGAGGTGGTTACTGTGAAGTCATCAAAGGACATCACTGATGC ACCAACTTCACCTCTCAAGACCACCACAAG CATTAAAACCTACACCAAGGAGGATGTTTCACCAACTAAAACAACATCCTACTCCAACAAGAG TGACTACAAGACTGAGGTGGTTACTGTGAAGTCATCAAAGGACATCATTGATGT ACCATCTTCACCTCTCAAGACCACCACAAG CATTAAAACCTACACCAAGGAGGATGTTTCACCAACTAAAACAACATCCTACTCCAcaaagag TGACTACAAGACTGAGGTGGTTACTGTGAAGTCATCAAAGGAAATCATTGATGT ACCAACTTCACCTGTCAAGACCACCACAAG CATCAAAACCTACACCAAGGAGGATGTGTCACCAACTAAAACAACATCATATTCTCTCCGATCCACAAAGAG CACTGAGGATCAACTGTATGATACTCTCTTGCCAACATCAATCACGTCAAGCTACTCAAAACACGACGGCAG TCATGAGGATGTATCGGTCTCCAAAACCATCAGAACTGTGTATTCAACAAATGACAG AAATGAGTGGAGTACTGTCACAAGTCCTTCTTACACCAGAACATCATACACAGAGAGCAG GCCTGTTGATTACCTGTCAGACTCCCTCACATCAAAAACCACTACAACTGTGTACACAACACCGGAAAG GACGGTGAGTGCAAAGGATATTTGCACATACTGCCATAAAAACATGTACACCGATGAAAAGATTGTCCTGGATGACATGAATATAAACTGTCATGCACGTTGTTTCaag tGTGGGGTGTGTAATTCATCTCTGGGACACCTGAAAGCCGGTGACAGCTTATGGGTGTACCGTAGAGAAATTCACTGTGAGAGCTGCTTTGGTGTCACTAGGG gCAAATGGATCAGCTGA
- the scel gene encoding sciellin isoform X6, which produces MSFTGKSYSKVQTGTASSTSSTKAVEESKKKASLLKDNSWIRSNVNEDKKVESDTNYGKTVLGRYKSTENLVSPQDKTSKTESKTTTVITSPGSSVQALSKRFGGSQDKLNETRTIGTKTTVKPEPRTSTTTKIKDGAKITETTVTTTKQDVVKSSTKSGTITDKDLVDIKTKSSGDYKTEVITVKSSKDTVDGPTSPVKTTTSIKTYTKEDVSPTKKTYSVRSTKSTEDQLFDTLIPTSIKSSYTKPKSSDYKTEVVTVKSSKEIVDVPSSPVKTTTSIKTYTKEDVSPTKTTSYSNKSDYKTEVVTVKSSKEIIDVPSSPLKTTTSIKTYTKEDVSPTKTTSYSNKSDYKTEVVTVKSSKDIIDVPSSPLKTTTSIKTYTKEDVSPTKTTSYSTKSDYKTEVVTVKSSKEIIDVPTSPVKTTTSIKTYTKEDVSPTKTTSYSLRSTKSTEDQLYDTLLPTSITSSYSKHDGSHEDVSVSKTIRTVYSTNDRNEWSTVTSPSYTRTSYTESRPVDYLSDSLTSKTTTTVYTTPERTVSAKDICTYCHKNMYTDEKIVLDDMNINCHARCFKCGVCNSSLGHLKAGDSLWVYRREIHCESCFGVTRGKWIS; this is translated from the exons ATGTCTTTCACTGGAAAATCATACAGTAAAGTCCAAACAG GTACGGCTTCAAGCACCAGTTCCACGAAAGCAGTGGAAGAAAGCAAAAAGAAAGCATCCCTGCTGAAGGACAATAGCTGGATCAGGTCAAATGTGAATGAGGACAAGAAAGTTGA AAGCGACACAAACTATGGCAAAACTGTTCTGGGTCGTTACAAGTCCACCGAAAACCTTGTCAG CCCTCAAGATAAAACCAGCAAAACCGAGAGCAAAACCACCACTGTCATCACTTCACCAGGTTCCTCTGTCCAAGCTCTCTCTAAAAG ATTTGGTGGCAGCCAGGACAAGCTGAATGAAACCAG AACCATAGGAACTAAAACAACTGTGAAACCGGAGCCCAGGACAAG CACTACTACAAAAATCAAAGATGGTGCAAAGATAACCGAGACAACTGTGACCACTACCAA GCAGGATGTGGTGAAATCATCAACCAAGTCTGGAACAATCACTGATAAAGACCTGGTAGATATAAAGACCAAGAGTTCAGG TGACTACAAGACTGAGGTCATTACTGTGAAGTCATCAAAGGACACTGTTGATGG ACCAACTTCACCTGTCAAGACCACCACAAG CATCAAAACCTACACCAAGGAGGATGTTTCACCAACTAAAAAAACATATTCTGTCCGATCCACAAAGAG CACTGAGGATCAACTGTTTGATACTCTCATACCGACGTCAATCAAGTCATCATACACAAAACCTAAGAGCAG TGACTACAAGACTGAGGTGGTTACTGTGAAGTCATCGAAGGAAATCGTTGATGT ACCATCTTCACCTGTCAAGACCACCACAAG CATTAAAACCTACACCAAGGAGGATGTTTCACCAACTAAAACAACATCCTACTCCAACAAGAG TGACTACAAGACTGAGGTGGTTACTGTGAAGTCATCAAAGGAAATCATTGATGT ACCATCTTCACCTCTCAAGACCACCACAAG CATTAAAACCTACACCAAGGAGGATGTTTCACCAACTAAAACAACATCCTATTCCAACAAGAG TGACTACAAGACTGAGGTGGTTACTGTGAAGTCATCAAAGGACATCATTGATGT ACCATCTTCACCTCTCAAGACCACCACAAG CATTAAAACCTACACCAAGGAGGATGTTTCACCAACTAAAACAACATCCTACTCCAcaaagag TGACTACAAGACTGAGGTGGTTACTGTGAAGTCATCAAAGGAAATCATTGATGT ACCAACTTCACCTGTCAAGACCACCACAAG CATCAAAACCTACACCAAGGAGGATGTGTCACCAACTAAAACAACATCATATTCTCTCCGATCCACAAAGAG CACTGAGGATCAACTGTATGATACTCTCTTGCCAACATCAATCACGTCAAGCTACTCAAAACACGACGGCAG TCATGAGGATGTATCGGTCTCCAAAACCATCAGAACTGTGTATTCAACAAATGACAG AAATGAGTGGAGTACTGTCACAAGTCCTTCTTACACCAGAACATCATACACAGAGAGCAG GCCTGTTGATTACCTGTCAGACTCCCTCACATCAAAAACCACTACAACTGTGTACACAACACCGGAAAG GACGGTGAGTGCAAAGGATATTTGCACATACTGCCATAAAAACATGTACACCGATGAAAAGATTGTCCTGGATGACATGAATATAAACTGTCATGCACGTTGTTTCaag tGTGGGGTGTGTAATTCATCTCTGGGACACCTGAAAGCCGGTGACAGCTTATGGGTGTACCGTAGAGAAATTCACTGTGAGAGCTGCTTTGGTGTCACTAGGG gCAAATGGATCAGCTGA
- the scel gene encoding sciellin isoform X16: MSFTGKSYSKVQTGTASSTSSTKAVEESKKKASLLKDNSWIRSNVNEDKKVESDTNYGKTVLGRYKSTENLVSPQDKTSKTESKTTTVITSPGSSVQALSKRFGGSQDKLNETRTIGTKTTVKPEPRTSTTTKIKDGAKITETTVTTTKQDVVKSSTKSGTITDKDLVDIKTKSSGDYKTEVITVKSSKDTVDGPTSPVKTTTSIKTYTKEDVSPTKKTYSVRSTKSTEDQLFDTLIPTSIKSSYTKPKSSDYKTEVVTVKSSKEIVDVPSSPVKTTTSIKTYTKEDVSPTKTTSYSNKSDYKTEVVTVKSSKDITDAPTSPLKTTTSIKTYTKEDVSPTKTTSYSTKSDYKTEVVTVKSSKEIIDVPTSPVKTTTSIKTYTKEDVSPTKTTSYSLRSTKSTEDQLYDTLLPTSITSSYSKHDGSHEDVSVSKTIRTVYSTNDRNEWSTVTSPSYTRTSYTESRPVDYLSDSLTSKTTTTVYTTPERTVSAKDICTYCHKNMYTDEKIVLDDMNINCHARCFKCGVCNSSLGHLKAGDSLWVYRREIHCESCFGVTRGKWIS, from the exons ATGTCTTTCACTGGAAAATCATACAGTAAAGTCCAAACAG GTACGGCTTCAAGCACCAGTTCCACGAAAGCAGTGGAAGAAAGCAAAAAGAAAGCATCCCTGCTGAAGGACAATAGCTGGATCAGGTCAAATGTGAATGAGGACAAGAAAGTTGA AAGCGACACAAACTATGGCAAAACTGTTCTGGGTCGTTACAAGTCCACCGAAAACCTTGTCAG CCCTCAAGATAAAACCAGCAAAACCGAGAGCAAAACCACCACTGTCATCACTTCACCAGGTTCCTCTGTCCAAGCTCTCTCTAAAAG ATTTGGTGGCAGCCAGGACAAGCTGAATGAAACCAG AACCATAGGAACTAAAACAACTGTGAAACCGGAGCCCAGGACAAG CACTACTACAAAAATCAAAGATGGTGCAAAGATAACCGAGACAACTGTGACCACTACCAA GCAGGATGTGGTGAAATCATCAACCAAGTCTGGAACAATCACTGATAAAGACCTGGTAGATATAAAGACCAAGAGTTCAGG TGACTACAAGACTGAGGTCATTACTGTGAAGTCATCAAAGGACACTGTTGATGG ACCAACTTCACCTGTCAAGACCACCACAAG CATCAAAACCTACACCAAGGAGGATGTTTCACCAACTAAAAAAACATATTCTGTCCGATCCACAAAGAG CACTGAGGATCAACTGTTTGATACTCTCATACCGACGTCAATCAAGTCATCATACACAAAACCTAAGAGCAG TGACTACAAGACTGAGGTGGTTACTGTGAAGTCATCGAAGGAAATCGTTGATGT ACCATCTTCACCTGTCAAGACCACCACAAG CATTAAAACCTACACCAAGGAGGATGTTTCACCAACTAAAACAACATCCTACTCCAACAAGAG TGACTACAAGACTGAGGTGGTTACTGTGAAGTCATCAAAGGACATCACTGATGC ACCAACTTCACCTCTCAAGACCACCACAAG CATTAAAACCTACACCAAGGAGGATGTTTCACCAACTAAAACAACATCCTACTCCAcaaagag TGACTACAAGACTGAGGTGGTTACTGTGAAGTCATCAAAGGAAATCATTGATGT ACCAACTTCACCTGTCAAGACCACCACAAG CATCAAAACCTACACCAAGGAGGATGTGTCACCAACTAAAACAACATCATATTCTCTCCGATCCACAAAGAG CACTGAGGATCAACTGTATGATACTCTCTTGCCAACATCAATCACGTCAAGCTACTCAAAACACGACGGCAG TCATGAGGATGTATCGGTCTCCAAAACCATCAGAACTGTGTATTCAACAAATGACAG AAATGAGTGGAGTACTGTCACAAGTCCTTCTTACACCAGAACATCATACACAGAGAGCAG GCCTGTTGATTACCTGTCAGACTCCCTCACATCAAAAACCACTACAACTGTGTACACAACACCGGAAAG GACGGTGAGTGCAAAGGATATTTGCACATACTGCCATAAAAACATGTACACCGATGAAAAGATTGTCCTGGATGACATGAATATAAACTGTCATGCACGTTGTTTCaag tGTGGGGTGTGTAATTCATCTCTGGGACACCTGAAAGCCGGTGACAGCTTATGGGTGTACCGTAGAGAAATTCACTGTGAGAGCTGCTTTGGTGTCACTAGGG gCAAATGGATCAGCTGA
- the scel gene encoding sciellin isoform X15, whose product MSFTGKSYSKVQTGTASSTSSTKAVEESKKKASLLKDNSWIRSNVNEDKKVESDTNYGKTVLGRYKSTENLVSPQDKTSKTESKTTTVITSPGSSVQALSKRFGGSQDKLNETRTIGTKTTVKPEPRTSTTTKIKDGAKITETTVTTTKQDVVKSSTKSGTITDKDLVDIKTKSSGDYKTEVITVKSSKDTVDGPTSPVKTTTSIKTYTKEDVSPTKKTYSVRSTKSTEDQLFDTLIPTSIKSSYTKPKSSDYKTEVVTVKSSKEIVDVPSSPVKTTTSIKTYTKEDVSPTKTTSYSNKSDYKTEVVTVKSSKEIIDVPSSPLKTTTSIKTYTKEDVSPTKTTSYSNKSDYKTEVVTVKSSKEIIDVPTSPVKTTTSIKTYTKEDVSPTKTTSYSLRSTKSTEDQLYDTLLPTSITSSYSKHDGSHEDVSVSKTIRTVYSTNDRNEWSTVTSPSYTRTSYTESRPVDYLSDSLTSKTTTTVYTTPERTVSAKDICTYCHKNMYTDEKIVLDDMNINCHARCFKCGVCNSSLGHLKAGDSLWVYRREIHCESCFGVTRGKWIS is encoded by the exons ATGTCTTTCACTGGAAAATCATACAGTAAAGTCCAAACAG GTACGGCTTCAAGCACCAGTTCCACGAAAGCAGTGGAAGAAAGCAAAAAGAAAGCATCCCTGCTGAAGGACAATAGCTGGATCAGGTCAAATGTGAATGAGGACAAGAAAGTTGA AAGCGACACAAACTATGGCAAAACTGTTCTGGGTCGTTACAAGTCCACCGAAAACCTTGTCAG CCCTCAAGATAAAACCAGCAAAACCGAGAGCAAAACCACCACTGTCATCACTTCACCAGGTTCCTCTGTCCAAGCTCTCTCTAAAAG ATTTGGTGGCAGCCAGGACAAGCTGAATGAAACCAG AACCATAGGAACTAAAACAACTGTGAAACCGGAGCCCAGGACAAG CACTACTACAAAAATCAAAGATGGTGCAAAGATAACCGAGACAACTGTGACCACTACCAA GCAGGATGTGGTGAAATCATCAACCAAGTCTGGAACAATCACTGATAAAGACCTGGTAGATATAAAGACCAAGAGTTCAGG TGACTACAAGACTGAGGTCATTACTGTGAAGTCATCAAAGGACACTGTTGATGG ACCAACTTCACCTGTCAAGACCACCACAAG CATCAAAACCTACACCAAGGAGGATGTTTCACCAACTAAAAAAACATATTCTGTCCGATCCACAAAGAG CACTGAGGATCAACTGTTTGATACTCTCATACCGACGTCAATCAAGTCATCATACACAAAACCTAAGAGCAG TGACTACAAGACTGAGGTGGTTACTGTGAAGTCATCGAAGGAAATCGTTGATGT ACCATCTTCACCTGTCAAGACCACCACAAG CATTAAAACCTACACCAAGGAGGATGTTTCACCAACTAAAACAACATCCTACTCCAACAAGAG TGACTACAAGACTGAGGTGGTTACTGTGAAGTCATCAAAGGAAATCATTGATGT ACCATCTTCACCTCTCAAGACCACCACAAG CATTAAAACCTACACCAAGGAGGATGTTTCACCAACTAAAACAACATCCTATTCCAACAAGAG TGACTACAAGACTGAGGTGGTTACTGTGAAGTCATCAAAGGAAATCATTGATGT ACCAACTTCACCTGTCAAGACCACCACAAG CATCAAAACCTACACCAAGGAGGATGTGTCACCAACTAAAACAACATCATATTCTCTCCGATCCACAAAGAG CACTGAGGATCAACTGTATGATACTCTCTTGCCAACATCAATCACGTCAAGCTACTCAAAACACGACGGCAG TCATGAGGATGTATCGGTCTCCAAAACCATCAGAACTGTGTATTCAACAAATGACAG AAATGAGTGGAGTACTGTCACAAGTCCTTCTTACACCAGAACATCATACACAGAGAGCAG GCCTGTTGATTACCTGTCAGACTCCCTCACATCAAAAACCACTACAACTGTGTACACAACACCGGAAAG GACGGTGAGTGCAAAGGATATTTGCACATACTGCCATAAAAACATGTACACCGATGAAAAGATTGTCCTGGATGACATGAATATAAACTGTCATGCACGTTGTTTCaag tGTGGGGTGTGTAATTCATCTCTGGGACACCTGAAAGCCGGTGACAGCTTATGGGTGTACCGTAGAGAAATTCACTGTGAGAGCTGCTTTGGTGTCACTAGGG gCAAATGGATCAGCTGA
- the scel gene encoding sciellin isoform X18, translating to MSFTGKSYSKVQTGTASSTSSTKAVEESKKKASLLKDNSWIRSNVNEDKKVESDTNYGKTVLGRYKSTENLVSPQDKTSKTESKTTTVITSPGSSVQALSKRFGGSQDKLNETRTIGTKTTVKPEPRTSTTTKIKDGAKITETTVTTTKQDVVKSSTKSGTITDKDLVDIKTKSSGDYKTEVITVKSSKDTVDGPTSPVKTTTSIKTYTKEDVSPTKKTYSVRSTKSTEDQLFDTLIPTSIKSSYTKPKSSDYKTEVVTVKSSKEIVDVPSSPVKTTTSIKTYTKEDVSPTKTTSYSNKSDYKTEVVTVKSSKDIIDVPSSPLKTTTSIKTYTKEDVSPTKTTSYSTKSDYKTEVVTVKSSKEIIDVPTSPVKTTTSIKTYTKEDVSPTKTTSYSLRSTKSTEDQLYDTLLPTSITSSYSKHDGSHEDVSVSKTIRTVYSTNDRNEWSTVTSPSYTRTSYTESRPVDYLSDSLTSKTTTTVYTTPERTVSAKDICTYCHKNMYTDEKIVLDDMNINCHARCFKCGVCNSSLGHLKAGDSLWVYRREIHCESCFGVTRGKWIS from the exons ATGTCTTTCACTGGAAAATCATACAGTAAAGTCCAAACAG GTACGGCTTCAAGCACCAGTTCCACGAAAGCAGTGGAAGAAAGCAAAAAGAAAGCATCCCTGCTGAAGGACAATAGCTGGATCAGGTCAAATGTGAATGAGGACAAGAAAGTTGA AAGCGACACAAACTATGGCAAAACTGTTCTGGGTCGTTACAAGTCCACCGAAAACCTTGTCAG CCCTCAAGATAAAACCAGCAAAACCGAGAGCAAAACCACCACTGTCATCACTTCACCAGGTTCCTCTGTCCAAGCTCTCTCTAAAAG ATTTGGTGGCAGCCAGGACAAGCTGAATGAAACCAG AACCATAGGAACTAAAACAACTGTGAAACCGGAGCCCAGGACAAG CACTACTACAAAAATCAAAGATGGTGCAAAGATAACCGAGACAACTGTGACCACTACCAA GCAGGATGTGGTGAAATCATCAACCAAGTCTGGAACAATCACTGATAAAGACCTGGTAGATATAAAGACCAAGAGTTCAGG TGACTACAAGACTGAGGTCATTACTGTGAAGTCATCAAAGGACACTGTTGATGG ACCAACTTCACCTGTCAAGACCACCACAAG CATCAAAACCTACACCAAGGAGGATGTTTCACCAACTAAAAAAACATATTCTGTCCGATCCACAAAGAG CACTGAGGATCAACTGTTTGATACTCTCATACCGACGTCAATCAAGTCATCATACACAAAACCTAAGAGCAG TGACTACAAGACTGAGGTGGTTACTGTGAAGTCATCGAAGGAAATCGTTGATGT ACCATCTTCACCTGTCAAGACCACCACAAG CATTAAAACCTACACCAAGGAGGATGTTTCACCAACTAAAACAACATCCTATTCCAACAAGAG TGACTACAAGACTGAGGTGGTTACTGTGAAGTCATCAAAGGACATCATTGATGT ACCATCTTCACCTCTCAAGACCACCACAAG CATTAAAACCTACACCAAGGAGGATGTTTCACCAACTAAAACAACATCCTACTCCAcaaagag TGACTACAAGACTGAGGTGGTTACTGTGAAGTCATCAAAGGAAATCATTGATGT ACCAACTTCACCTGTCAAGACCACCACAAG CATCAAAACCTACACCAAGGAGGATGTGTCACCAACTAAAACAACATCATATTCTCTCCGATCCACAAAGAG CACTGAGGATCAACTGTATGATACTCTCTTGCCAACATCAATCACGTCAAGCTACTCAAAACACGACGGCAG TCATGAGGATGTATCGGTCTCCAAAACCATCAGAACTGTGTATTCAACAAATGACAG AAATGAGTGGAGTACTGTCACAAGTCCTTCTTACACCAGAACATCATACACAGAGAGCAG GCCTGTTGATTACCTGTCAGACTCCCTCACATCAAAAACCACTACAACTGTGTACACAACACCGGAAAG GACGGTGAGTGCAAAGGATATTTGCACATACTGCCATAAAAACATGTACACCGATGAAAAGATTGTCCTGGATGACATGAATATAAACTGTCATGCACGTTGTTTCaag tGTGGGGTGTGTAATTCATCTCTGGGACACCTGAAAGCCGGTGACAGCTTATGGGTGTACCGTAGAGAAATTCACTGTGAGAGCTGCTTTGGTGTCACTAGGG gCAAATGGATCAGCTGA